One Dysidea avara chromosome 8, odDysAvar1.4, whole genome shotgun sequence genomic window, TTAGTTTATATCATCTCATTTTTATCTTCACTACGTGACAGGGTAAAACTGAGATATGTCTCAAGATGGATGAGGCATGTGACTGAAGGAACACCATCACTGTGGAAGGAGTTTGTGTGGCCTTATTATGACAGTCGTGAAGAATGTAGTGTGAAGAAGGTGTTGAAGGTGTGTGGACAACATGTCAAACTATTATCCTTTCCTTACTGTAGAGTGCCATCAACACTGGTAGAGATGCTACagtattgtagtaatgtacaaCATCTTAGTCTACCATCAACCAAGTTAGATCCTGAACAACTAAGAAAGTCAATACATCATATGGGATGTCTGCAAACACTAGAACTAAAGGTGGACAATGAAAGGGACATTAAACAATTACTTCTTATTACTGGTCAGTTGAGAGAACTTGCAATaatttcagatggttgtgatcATCTAGAGTTGTTCAAGCTTTGGAAGGAATTAGAATTTAGGCCATCAAGTTTGAAAATTTATGCTCCAACATTGTAAGTTGGTGGACTATGCTACTCAATTTACTGATATTCCTACTGGTATTACTGCTAACTTTAGAGTGTACAACAGATATAACAAAATACCCTTAATCTTTTCACCTTCATTTCCATGTTTTCAACTCAAGGTTGAAGAATCTAGTAAAGTGACCACTACATGTGTTAAACCCAGTGACTTTGGTATATTGGGATTAGAAAAGGATTTAGCAATGATGACTGATTTTCAGTATGGTGGAAGGACAATGTATATGGTGAAGTATACGTATCATCTTGATTATGGTGTTCTAAGCAAGCTCACAGACTCTATGCACATTGTCAAACTGTGTGACCTTGTTTGTGCTACTGATTTTGATATTTCTTCCTGGTCCTCACTTCGTTCTGGTCACTTGGAACAATTAGCTATTGCTTGTCCTAATCTTCAGAGACTCAATTTGAACAGCTGCATTTGCTGTTTGGAAAGCTTACAAGGCCTGCAAGCTATTGCTAGTAATTGTTACCACCTAAAGGGACTAAACATAGGTCGTATAAGTGTTTTGAAACTTGAGAATCATATTTTATTGTGGGAAATATTGAGTGATATGAATTTGACCCACTTAACAGTGGATGTTTGTATTCTGAGATCAAAAGTTGCAAACAAGAAAgctttgatttgtttgtatcagaaGTGTAGGACTATCAGAGGAATACAATGTGGGTattgtagttgtaagagttctAGCAAATTGTCCAATAAAGATCCAGTAACTTTATCCTATTTTCCATCACTAAATTATTGCTATTGTTGTGTGTATCACAAAAAGCCTACTGTGGTGCAGGATGTGATTAATATCTGTAAGGAACTCAAATGCTTTTGGTACTCATGTGAGCGTTATCAGCTATCACTGAATGTAGCTCATAACCACAATCTACAACAGTTATGCATTAGTGCATTCCGCACTGTTGTTCCTGATGAATTTATGGCCTCAATctcagctcatggtggactggtacatgtagttATGAATATACGATCTATGACAGCTGAAGGTATAACATCTCTTGTGAGGAATTCTCCTAAACTGATAACATTATATTTGAGTGCTGAAACTATACATCATGTGGATGTAGAAAATTTTAATGTCACTTTGAAAAAAATGTTTTGCAACCGAAGATTATTTACAGCCggtcactacattttatttgaTAATGGGAAAAGAAAATTTAGCACTGAAATGATGGAACAAGGCACAGATCTTTTACCACTTTATTAATTACGTAGATACAACTACTATAGTTGCAGCTTTATGAATTCTATACTAGTACACTTGATATTTGATTATAACATATTAACATATATTAGATCTGTAGTAACACCAACTACTTTTTGCAATTATAGTTGTACTTGACTGTGTATTTCTTAGTTAGTAGTGTTTTGTGTACAAAATAAAAGTCAGTGTGCTGTAAATAGAACATGTGTTGGAAAGCATTGATTAATATTGCTTTACAGATATTTGACCATTATTCACTGCTAATGGTGTTGAGGCATCTATATAAATCTAACAATTGTATAAGGTAAATGACAGTAATGGTTGTTACACTTTTATTTCACACATACAGATTAATTACAAAGAATGTTACTAGAAATTTGTGAGGATTAGGT contains:
- the LOC136264126 gene encoding uncharacterized protein, which translates into the protein MLQHCKLVDYATQFTDIPTGITANFRVYNRYNKIPLIFSPSFPCFQLKVEESSKVTTTCVKPSDFGILGLEKDLAMMTDFQYGGRTMYMVKYTYHLDYGVLSKLTDSMHIVKLCDLVCATDFDISSWSSLRSGHLEQLAIACPNLQRLNLNSCICCLESLQGLQAIASNCYHLKGLNIGRISVLKLENHILLWEILSDMNLTHLTVDVCILRSKVANKKALICLYQKCRTIRGIQCGYCSCKSSSKLSNKDPVTLSYFPSLNYCYCCVYHKKPTVVQDVINICKELKCFWYSCERYQLSLNVAHNHNLQQLCISAFRTVVPDEFMASISAHGGLVHVVMNIRSMTAEGITSLVRNSPKLITLYLSAETIHHVDVENFNVTLKKMFCNRRLFTAGHYILFDNGKRKFSTEMMEQGTDLLPLY